The Coregonus clupeaformis isolate EN_2021a chromosome 13, ASM2061545v1, whole genome shotgun sequence genome includes a region encoding these proteins:
- the mrps31 gene encoding 28S ribosomal protein S31, mitochondrial: MYRRLLLSVYQARNRALHVYIREACLRSSKCDIVLLPIYRATNGGVFNAFGTSSATYCGKKEGPLPPKEENSTVKDGEQKEAIKMVGEKVIELQDCVKMVAEQREQRVGVKMEAVKESEKIEEILIQTEEVEPRLEAKMDGGTESVKINEIHMKTEEVEQKLQSKMEAAKESEKIEEIIQIKTEEVEPILEAKMEAVKESKIIEEIPVNMEAAKDSEKMEEIQTKTEPVPIPEVKMEGVKESEEMEEIMIASKTEEQKLEVTMEVVKEGETIVEVHVKTEVVEGKKEGDKVIEEQTLEVNKEEQQTEVPPKEEIQPVKTGKENLLDLLGAMKVEVTNKRKFKALKVQRVSEPAARPKPAAMESTTSMFQEATGMADAHAPSETLSLELVAAVSAAASTLPNQSQAESELLKKLRQHEAVGEAQKNGDVNNIGFIIADMKVGKRPNGRQNARPANQIRFDEDGRGYTHDRGITAELDGGLRRRRSLFSGKRLNIFTPSTEPEADTDIAAPTLWDMELANQVALSTNQMPRNGFEEMIQWTKEGRLWQYPINNEAGLEEEALVPFHEHVFLEKHLEEGFPRQGPVRHFMELVVSGLAKNPYYTVQQKREHIAWFRDYFQQKEEVLKEAEVYLN, from the exons ATGTATAGAAGACTACTGTTGTCAGTCTATCAGGCTAGAAATCGTGCATTACATGTGTACATCCGTGAGGCATGTTTAAGGTCGTCGAAATGTGACATAGTGTTACTCCCCATTTACAG aGCGACGAATGGAGGGGTCTTCAATGCGTTTGGCACAAGCTCTGCCACCTACTGTGGAAAAAAAGAGGGGCCACTCCCTCCCAAGGAAGAAAATAGTACAGTGAAGGATGGTGAGCAGAAGGAAGCAATAAAGATGGTTGGAGAGAAGGTCATAGAGCTACAAGATTGTGTAAAAATGGTGGCAGAACAGCGTGAGCAGAGAGTAGGGGTGAAGATGGAAGCAGTAAAGGAGAGCGAGAAAATTGAAGAAATTCTTATACAAACAGAAGAGGTTGAGCCAAGGCTAGAGGCAAAGATGGATGGTGGAACCGAGAGCGTCAAAATTAATGAAATCCACATGAAAACAGAAGAGGTTGAGCAAAAACTACAATCAAAGATGGAGGCAGCTAAGGAGAGTGAGAAAATTGAAGAAATAATCCAGATTAAAACAGAAGAGGTTGAGCCAATTCTAGAGGCAAAGATGGAGGCTGTAAAGGAGAGCAAAATAATTGAGGAAATTCCAGTTAATATGGAGGCAGCCAAGGATAGCGAGAAAATGGAAGAAATCCAGACTAAAACAGAACCTGTGCCCATTCCAGAAGTAAAGATGGAGGGAGTAAAGGAGAGTGAGGAAATGGAAGAAATCATGATAGCCAGTAAAACAGAAGAGCAAAAGCTAGAAGTAACAATGGAGGTAGTAAAAGAGGGTGAAACAATTGTAGAGGTCCACGTTAAAACAGAGGTTGTagaaggaaagaaagagggagacaagGTAATAGAGGAGCAGACGTTAGAGGTCAATAAAgaggaacaacagacagaagTCCCGCCTAAGGAGGAAATTCAGCCTGTGAAGACTGGGAAGGAGAATCTGCTGGACCTCCTGGGGGCCATGAAGGTAGAGGTGACCAACAAGAGGAAGTTTAAGGCCTTGAAGGTGCAGAGGGTCTCTGAGCCTGCTGCCAGGCCCAAGCCAGCAGCTATGGAAAGCACCACCAGTATGTTCCAGGAGGCCACTGGCATGGCTGACGCACATGCCCCAAG TGAGACACTGAGCCTTGAGCTGGTTGCTGCTGTCTCGGCTGCTGCATCTACTCTACCTAACCAGAGCCAGGCTGAGTCAGAGCTGCTGAAGAAGCTGAGGCAACATGAGGCTGTCGGAGAGGCACAGAAGAACGGGGACGTCAACAACATTGG GTTTATCATTGCTGACATGAAGGTGGGGAAGAGGCCCAATGGCAGGCAGAACGCACGGCCAGCCAATCAGATCCGCTTTGATGAAGATGGGCGGGGCTACACCCATGACAGAGGCATCACTGCAGAGCTGGATGGTGGATTACGGAGGAG GAGAAGTCTATTTTCGGGGAAAAGGCTGAACATCTTCACCCCGAGCACTGAACCGGAAGCAGACACAGACATAGCTGCTCCGACCCTATGGGACATGGAGTTAGCCAATCAAGTGGCCCTGTCAACCAATCAAATGCCTCGTAATGGCTTTGAGGAGATGATCCAGTGGACCAAAGAGGGCAGGCTGTGGCAGTATCCAATCAACAACGAGGCTG GTCTTGAGGAGGAGGCCCTGGTGCCCTTCCATGAGCACGTGTTCCTGGAGAAACACCTGGAGGAAGGCTTCCCGCGCCAGGGACCTGTCAGACACTTCATGGAGCTGGTGGTCTCGGGCCTGGCTAAGAACCCCTACTACACAGTACAGCAGAAGAGAGAACACATAGCCTGGTTCAGGGACTACTTTCAGCAGAAAGAGGAGGTCCTCAAGGAGGCTGAGGTTTACCTCAACTGA